A DNA window from Turicibacter sp. TJ11 contains the following coding sequences:
- the atpA gene encoding F0F1 ATP synthase subunit alpha — MAIRPEEISAILRDQIKNYDQVLDVTETGTVLTVGDGIARIHGLQNVMSGEIIEFASGAVGMAQNLEEDNVGVIIFGEYRTISEGDEAKRTGRIMSVPVGEALIGRVVDALGNPIDGLGPIDTKKFRPTEVKATGVMERKSVHEPLQTGIKAIDALVPIGRGQRELIIGDRQTGKTAIAVDTILNQKGQDVICIYVAIGQKQSTVNSVVETLKKHDAMDYTIVVSASASSPSPMLYIAPYSGVTMAEEFMYQGKHVLIIYDDLSKQAAAYRELSLLLRRPPGREAYPGDVFYLHSRLLERAAKLSDELGAGSITALPFIETQAGDLSAYVATNVISITDGQIFLKSDYFHSGIRPAIDAGLSVSRVGGSAQIKAMKKVAGTLRLDLASYRELESFAQFGSDLDEATRAKLARGERTVEVLKQGVNQPIPVEKQVCIIYALVNGFLDSIELSDISRFEKEFYLFLENERPQILSHIRDTKDLPDTDLLNEALESFKAVFN, encoded by the coding sequence ATGGCCATCAGACCAGAAGAAATTAGTGCAATTTTACGCGATCAGATTAAAAATTATGATCAAGTATTAGACGTGACTGAAACTGGGACAGTTTTAACAGTTGGAGACGGAATCGCTCGTATTCATGGACTTCAAAATGTCATGTCTGGTGAAATTATTGAATTCGCCTCAGGTGCTGTAGGGATGGCACAAAACCTAGAAGAAGATAACGTAGGGGTTATTATCTTTGGTGAGTACCGTACAATCAGTGAAGGTGATGAAGCAAAACGTACAGGACGTATCATGTCTGTTCCAGTAGGAGAGGCGTTAATCGGACGTGTTGTTGATGCGTTAGGAAATCCAATCGATGGGTTAGGGCCAATCGATACAAAAAAATTCCGTCCAACAGAAGTAAAAGCAACAGGAGTAATGGAACGTAAGTCAGTTCATGAACCATTACAAACAGGGATCAAAGCGATTGATGCTTTAGTACCAATCGGTCGTGGACAACGTGAGTTAATCATCGGAGACCGTCAAACTGGTAAAACAGCAATCGCAGTTGATACAATCTTAAACCAAAAAGGTCAAGATGTTATCTGTATTTATGTTGCCATTGGACAAAAACAATCTACAGTAAACTCAGTCGTAGAAACATTAAAAAAACATGATGCAATGGATTATACAATTGTCGTATCTGCATCTGCTTCTTCGCCATCTCCAATGTTATACATTGCTCCGTATTCAGGGGTAACAATGGCAGAAGAATTCATGTACCAAGGGAAACATGTTTTAATTATTTATGATGATTTATCAAAACAAGCAGCAGCTTACCGTGAGTTATCATTATTATTACGTCGTCCACCAGGTCGTGAGGCATACCCAGGAGATGTCTTCTACTTACATTCACGTTTACTTGAACGTGCAGCGAAATTAAGTGATGAATTAGGAGCAGGATCAATTACGGCTTTACCATTTATTGAAACTCAAGCAGGTGACTTATCTGCATACGTTGCAACAAACGTAATTTCGATTACAGATGGACAAATCTTCTTAAAATCAGATTACTTCCACTCAGGAATCCGTCCAGCAATTGATGCCGGATTATCAGTATCACGTGTAGGGGGATCTGCTCAAATTAAAGCGATGAAAAAAGTTGCTGGGACATTACGTCTTGATTTAGCATCTTATCGTGAATTAGAATCATTTGCTCAATTTGGTTCGGACTTAGATGAGGCAACACGTGCAAAATTAGCTCGTGGAGAACGTACAGTTGAAGTTTTAAAACAAGGAGTAAATCAACCAATTCCTGTTGAAAAACAAGTATGTATCATCTATGCATTAGTTAATGGATTCTTAGACAGTATTGAATTATCTGACATCAGTCGTTTTGAAAAAGAATTCTATTTATTCTTAGAAAACGAGCGTCCACAAATTTTATCACACATTCGCGATACAAAAGATTTACCAGATACTGATTTATTAAACGAAGCGCTTGAAAGCTTTAAAGCCGTTTTTAATTAG
- a CDS encoding F0F1 ATP synthase subunit delta — MSKISSTYAQALFDVALEENLLENIKDDLNAIRSVMKEQPKLMEVLTLPKLDKADKKELVKSVFEASTSKVLVDFLMLLIDKDRINLLTEIVMAYNELVNKHFGILEGTVYSAVLLNEGQLTELTYTFTKKLNQKVKLNVEIDPSLLGGYKVNLGDVVYDNSIKLQLKNLKNNLLNVELK, encoded by the coding sequence ATGAGTAAAATCTCTTCCACTTATGCTCAAGCGTTATTTGATGTAGCACTTGAAGAAAATCTTTTAGAAAACATTAAAGATGACTTAAATGCGATTCGCTCTGTTATGAAGGAGCAGCCAAAACTTATGGAGGTTTTAACACTTCCTAAATTAGATAAAGCTGATAAAAAAGAATTAGTTAAGTCAGTTTTTGAAGCAAGTACATCAAAAGTTTTAGTTGATTTTTTAATGCTTTTAATCGATAAAGATCGTATTAACTTATTAACTGAAATTGTAATGGCTTATAATGAATTAGTGAATAAACACTTTGGTATTTTAGAAGGAACTGTTTATAGCGCTGTTCTTTTAAACGAAGGTCAATTAACTGAATTAACATATACGTTTACAAAAAAACTAAATCAAAAAGTTAAGTTAAATGTAGAAATCGATCCATCATTACTTGGGGGATATAAAGTTAATTTAGGTGACGTAGTTTATGATAATTCAATTAAATTACAACTAAAGAACTTAAAGAACAACTTATTAAATGTTGAGTTAAAATAG
- the atpF gene encoding F0F1 ATP synthase subunit B — MQIYIMPDLVNFTLQILSTLVLFLVIKRFAWAPMKEFLRQRQELVSKEINHAEMLKADAMALKQSAEAQVQVARDEAREIVENSKKQAQRMHDEIVSNARKEAQQRLSKASADIEQERKAVYAQIRQDIVELAVSSAEKMIEKEIDANVHNELFDQFVAKVGGSHE, encoded by the coding sequence TTGCAAATCTATATCATGCCAGACTTAGTCAATTTTACTTTACAAATTTTATCGACTTTAGTCTTATTCTTAGTGATTAAACGTTTTGCATGGGCTCCTATGAAAGAATTCTTACGTCAACGTCAAGAATTAGTTTCTAAAGAGATTAACCATGCAGAAATGTTAAAAGCTGATGCAATGGCTTTAAAACAGTCTGCTGAAGCACAAGTGCAAGTTGCACGCGACGAAGCACGTGAGATTGTTGAAAATTCTAAAAAACAAGCGCAACGTATGCATGATGAAATCGTGTCTAATGCTCGTAAAGAAGCTCAACAAAGACTATCAAAAGCATCAGCAGATATTGAGCAAGAACGTAAAGCCGTATATGCTCAAATTCGTCAAGATATCGTTGAATTAGCTGTCTCTTCAGCTGAGAAAATGATTGAAAAAGAAATTGATGCTAATGTTCATAATGAATTATTTGATCAATTTGTCGCTAAAGTAGGTGGAAGTCATGAGTAA
- the atpE gene encoding ATP synthase F0 subunit C → MFLQTVASSISSEAFVLGMSAVGAGLAVCSGIGTGIGQGNAAGQAAAAVGRQPEAKGDVMQMMILGQAIAETSAIYGFVVAIILLFINPLVSSL, encoded by the coding sequence ATGTTCTTACAAACAGTTGCATCTTCAATTTCAAGTGAAGCATTCGTATTAGGTATGTCAGCAGTTGGTGCTGGATTAGCCGTATGTTCAGGGATCGGTACAGGAATCGGACAAGGTAACGCAGCTGGTCAAGCAGCAGCAGCAGTAGGGCGTCAACCAGAAGCAAAAGGTGACGTAATGCAAATGATGATCTTAGGACAAGCAATCGCCGAAACATCAGCAATCTATGGATTCGTAGTAGCGATTATCTTATTATTCATCAACCCACTTGTTAGTTCTTTATAA
- the atpB gene encoding F0F1 ATP synthase subunit A, protein MSPLLMNIFIGDKEGNMIVNPTVFNSVVLVLVLCVFFIICGNAVKKADPSKPSKGIVLFLEILVTTIEGLVEQTMGVKHLKFAPFIGTLAAYLICANLLGLLGLSAPTSDYNVTLALAVITIVVMIGSGIKAKGIGGYLYDTYLGDFPFLLPLNITGELAKPISLSFRLFGNILSGGIIMSLIYQALGWFSPLIAPALHGYFDVFSGVIQTLIFIMLTMIWSQGAME, encoded by the coding sequence ATGAGTCCACTACTGATGAATATCTTCATAGGAGATAAAGAGGGAAACATGATTGTTAATCCAACAGTGTTTAACTCAGTTGTTTTAGTTCTTGTGTTATGCGTGTTCTTTATTATTTGTGGAAATGCAGTTAAAAAGGCAGATCCTTCAAAGCCGTCAAAAGGTATTGTGTTGTTCCTAGAGATTTTAGTGACAACGATTGAAGGGTTAGTGGAGCAAACAATGGGTGTTAAGCACTTAAAATTTGCACCATTCATTGGAACATTAGCAGCGTATTTAATCTGTGCAAACTTATTAGGGTTACTCGGATTAAGTGCTCCAACATCGGATTACAACGTTACATTAGCCTTAGCGGTTATTACGATTGTTGTCATGATTGGATCAGGGATTAAAGCAAAAGGAATCGGAGGGTACTTATACGATACGTACCTTGGAGACTTTCCATTCTTATTACCTTTAAATATTACCGGGGAGCTTGCGAAACCAATCTCGTTATCTTTCCGTTTATTCGGTAATATTTTAAGTGGTGGTATCATTATGTCGCTTATCTATCAAGCGCTTGGATGGTTCTCACCATTGATTGCACCAGCTTTACATGGATATTTCGATGTCTTCTCTGGTGTTATTCAAACATTAATCTTCATCATGTTAACTATGATTTGGTCACAAGGAGCAATGGAATAG
- a CDS encoding AtpZ/AtpI family protein, with protein MSQPQKVVKAMKWMTLLSQVGITMIANIFVGLFIGKYLDQWLNTSPLFLLLFIFIGVFSGIKSVYLLIIKIDKRDKS; from the coding sequence ATGAGTCAGCCACAAAAAGTTGTTAAAGCCATGAAGTGGATGACACTTCTTTCACAAGTAGGTATTACGATGATTGCTAATATTTTTGTTGGACTGTTCATCGGGAAGTATCTGGATCAATGGTTAAATACATCTCCGTTATTTCTATTATTATTTATATTTATCGGAGTCTTTAGTGGCATTAAAAGTGTCTATCTGTTAATAATTAAAATAGATAAGAGGGATAAGTCTTGA
- the upp gene encoding uracil phosphoribosyltransferase, with protein sequence MIKVNILDHPLIQHKLTQIRQKDTSTTQFRQIINEIGGLMVYEITRDLPLEQIEIETPVAKTKANVIAGKKMVVVPILRAGLGMVDGILQMIPSARIGHIGIFRDEETLQPVEYFAKFPDGLDQRDIFIVDPMLATGGSAIAAINSIKERGAKNIKLVCLVGAPEGVKAINDAHPDVTVYLASLDEKLNEKGYIVPGLGDAGDRIFGTK encoded by the coding sequence GTGATCAAAGTTAATATTTTAGATCATCCATTAATTCAACATAAGTTGACACAAATTCGTCAAAAAGACACATCAACGACGCAATTTCGTCAAATCATTAATGAAATTGGTGGATTAATGGTATATGAGATTACACGTGATTTACCATTAGAACAAATTGAAATTGAAACACCAGTTGCCAAAACAAAAGCAAATGTCATTGCAGGTAAGAAGATGGTTGTTGTTCCAATCTTACGTGCGGGATTAGGAATGGTTGATGGAATTTTACAAATGATTCCTTCAGCGCGTATTGGACATATTGGAATTTTCCGTGATGAGGAAACATTACAACCCGTTGAATATTTCGCAAAATTTCCGGATGGATTAGATCAACGTGATATTTTCATCGTCGATCCAATGCTTGCAACAGGTGGATCTGCCATTGCAGCCATTAATTCAATCAAAGAACGTGGAGCTAAAAATATTAAACTTGTTTGTTTAGTAGGAGCACCAGAAGGGGTAAAAGCTATTAATGACGCACACCCTGATGTTACTGTTTACTTAGCATCATTAGATGAAAAGTTAAATGAAAAAGGATATATTGTTCCAGGATTAGGTGATGCTGGAGATCGTATCTTTGGAACAAAATAA
- the rpiB gene encoding ribose 5-phosphate isomerase B — protein sequence MKVAVACDHGGFELKQEILNLLKEMNIEHEDFGSYESCAVDYPDYAFKVSEAVAAGQFDRGILICGTGIGISIAANKVKGIRCALVHDLFSAKATREHNDSNVLAMGGRVIGPGLAREIVSVWLTTDFMGAHHTARIEKISKYENA from the coding sequence ATGAAGGTAGCTGTTGCATGTGACCATGGTGGTTTTGAATTAAAACAAGAAATCTTAAATCTTCTTAAAGAGATGAATATAGAGCACGAAGATTTTGGAAGCTACGAAAGTTGTGCAGTTGATTATCCTGATTATGCTTTTAAAGTATCAGAGGCTGTAGCAGCGGGACAATTCGATCGTGGAATTTTAATCTGTGGAACTGGAATTGGAATCAGTATCGCAGCTAATAAAGTTAAAGGAATTCGTTGTGCCTTAGTTCATGACTTATTCTCAGCAAAAGCAACACGCGAACATAATGATTCAAATGTTTTAGCAATGGGTGGGCGTGTAATTGGTCCAGGATTAGCACGAGAAATCGTATCAGTATGGTTAACAACTGACTTTATGGGAGCACATCATACTGCACGTATTGAAAAAATATCCAAATATGAAAACGCTTAA
- a CDS encoding stage II sporulation protein R produces MNKKTMIIVVLTLIMMVTVYQIGKAEPQSDSAQVVVNDTAIRIRIIPNSNKYEDQQAKKMVRYAIDEYLAANKSSFESISSTREFIMKNIGEIESKVGHVLDAINYDLDFEVSYGAHLFPEKQYNGETYEEGYYESLVITIGEGMGNNWWCFMNPDLCLGPSATSNQEDESNWNVQYEAMENTQEAFQTQNFKSYIGEVVDTLFGSRENEAESYVSADTSAKANWYLYEDEY; encoded by the coding sequence ATGAATAAAAAAACAATGATTATCGTAGTATTAACATTAATTATGATGGTAACTGTTTACCAAATTGGAAAAGCAGAGCCACAATCAGATAGTGCACAAGTTGTTGTGAATGATACAGCTATTCGAATTCGTATTATTCCCAATTCAAATAAATATGAAGATCAACAAGCTAAAAAAATGGTTCGTTATGCGATTGATGAGTATTTAGCAGCGAATAAATCATCATTTGAAAGCATTAGTTCAACACGTGAATTTATCATGAAAAATATCGGTGAAATTGAATCAAAAGTAGGTCACGTACTAGATGCTATTAATTACGACTTAGACTTCGAAGTTAGTTACGGGGCGCATTTATTCCCAGAAAAACAATATAATGGTGAAACATATGAAGAAGGATATTATGAAAGCTTAGTGATTACGATTGGTGAAGGAATGGGAAATAACTGGTGGTGCTTCATGAATCCAGATCTTTGCTTAGGACCAAGTGCGACTTCTAATCAAGAAGATGAAAGTAACTGGAATGTTCAATATGAGGCGATGGAAAATACTCAAGAAGCATTCCAAACACAAAATTTCAAATCTTATATTGGTGAAGTCGTTGACACGTTATTTGGAAGTAGAGAAAATGAAGCTGAAAGTTATGTTTCAGCTGATACAAGTGCAAAAGCAAATTGGTATTTATATGAGGATGAATACTAA
- a CDS encoding L-threonylcarbamoyladenylate synthase — protein sequence MIYKGCEVSEVLAKIDQDDVLVFPTDTVYGIGASIHSPKALDRIFEIKNRPTEKSLIILCADEKQLEEIVGSLSLEVRKIIDAFLPGGLTLILNCYQSLPNEITRGKKTIGVRIPNHEVALKLLRALGPLATTSANLSGEPSPTEVEDDNPVIHRVDYVFDDGPTKGQVPSTILDCTSEEFVILREGAITFEEIQKVLNKK from the coding sequence ATGATTTATAAGGGCTGTGAAGTTAGTGAAGTATTAGCAAAAATTGATCAAGACGATGTTCTTGTTTTTCCAACCGATACAGTGTATGGAATTGGGGCAAGTATTCATTCTCCTAAAGCATTAGATCGAATTTTTGAAATTAAAAATCGTCCAACAGAAAAATCTTTAATTATTTTATGTGCTGATGAAAAGCAATTAGAAGAAATCGTTGGTTCTTTATCGTTGGAGGTTAGAAAGATAATTGATGCCTTTTTACCTGGAGGATTGACACTCATTTTAAATTGTTATCAATCACTTCCAAATGAAATTACACGTGGAAAGAAAACCATTGGTGTTCGAATTCCAAATCATGAAGTAGCTTTGAAATTATTAAGAGCATTAGGACCCCTAGCGACAACAAGTGCAAATCTTTCAGGAGAGCCTAGTCCAACAGAAGTAGAGGATGATAATCCTGTTATTCATCGTGTTGATTACGTGTTTGATGATGGTCCAACAAAAGGACAAGTCCCGTCGACTATTTTAGATTGTACAAGTGAGGAATTTGTCATTTTACGCGAAGGAGCGATTACATTCGAAGAGATTCAAAAAGTTTTGAATAAAAAATAA
- the prmC gene encoding peptide chain release factor N(5)-glutamine methyltransferase has translation MKTMRELLKWAEDYALENGKEDSAVKLLLMHVTQKESYEILADMNMVVPTEQVEEFERCVETYVKENIPVQHIMGYETFFGHKFVVNDDVLIPRFETEELVANVLSTYDDVFEGAAVKVVDVGTGSGAIGVTLAVEEPNMEVTVTELSEAALEVAKQNAKNLGANVTFYQGDMLQPLIERGLKFDILVSNPPYIPLTEDVDPLVKDNEPHLALFGGEDGLKFYRQILKDAHKVVNEKNIIAFEHAYNHKEAMAELVMQHFPNAKFETLKDLNGKDRMTIIINN, from the coding sequence ATGAAAACAATGCGTGAATTGTTAAAGTGGGCTGAGGATTATGCCCTTGAAAATGGTAAAGAAGATTCGGCTGTTAAATTATTATTAATGCATGTCACTCAAAAAGAGAGTTATGAAATTTTAGCCGATATGAATATGGTAGTTCCAACAGAACAAGTTGAAGAATTTGAACGTTGTGTTGAAACTTATGTAAAAGAAAACATTCCAGTTCAACATATTATGGGATATGAAACATTCTTTGGTCATAAATTTGTCGTGAATGACGATGTTTTAATTCCTCGTTTTGAAACAGAAGAATTAGTAGCCAACGTGTTATCAACATATGACGATGTATTTGAAGGAGCAGCTGTAAAAGTTGTTGATGTTGGAACAGGTAGTGGAGCTATTGGCGTGACGTTAGCTGTTGAAGAACCAAACATGGAAGTAACAGTCACTGAGTTATCAGAAGCTGCCCTTGAAGTTGCGAAACAAAATGCTAAAAATTTAGGAGCAAATGTGACTTTTTATCAAGGAGATATGTTACAACCTTTAATCGAGCGTGGATTAAAATTTGATATTTTAGTATCAAATCCTCCATATATTCCGCTAACAGAAGATGTGGATCCATTAGTTAAAGATAATGAACCACATTTAGCTTTATTCGGTGGAGAAGATGGATTAAAATTTTATCGTCAAATTTTAAAGGATGCTCATAAAGTTGTTAATGAAAAAAATATTATTGCCTTTGAACATGCGTATAATCATAAAGAAGCGATGGCAGAGTTAGTGATGCAACATTTCCCTAACGCTAAGTTTGAGACGTTAAAGGATTTAAATGGGAAAGATCGTATGACGATTATTATTAATAACTAA
- the prfA gene encoding peptide chain release factor 1, which translates to MFERLEAILERYEKINEMMADPAIVTDIKKLTELSKEQRGLEETVNVYNEYKEIAASIEDLKEMAKDSDPEISEMAEMELEELRPRLPELEERLEILLIPKDPNDDKNVIVEIRGAAGGDEANIFAADLYRMYTKYAETKGWKIQVMNVDYSESGGMSQVEFMVSGESVYSHMKYESGAHRVQRVPATESQGRIHTSTATVLVMPEAEDVDVEVSMNDIRVDTFCSSGPGGQSVNTTKSAVRLTHVPTGIVVSCQDGKSQHENKANALKVLKARIYDSILQERLEAEGEERRSKIGTGERSEKIRTYNYPQNRVTDHRIGFTIQQLDRVMEGKLEPVVEALITEEQKRKLAAQD; encoded by the coding sequence ATGTTTGAACGTTTAGAGGCAATCTTAGAGCGTTATGAAAAAATTAACGAAATGATGGCTGATCCTGCAATCGTGACTGATATTAAAAAATTAACTGAATTATCAAAAGAACAACGCGGTCTTGAAGAGACAGTTAATGTGTATAATGAATATAAAGAAATTGCAGCTTCAATTGAAGATTTAAAAGAAATGGCAAAAGATTCAGATCCAGAAATCAGTGAAATGGCTGAAATGGAATTAGAAGAATTAAGACCACGTCTTCCAGAATTAGAAGAACGCTTAGAAATTTTATTAATTCCTAAAGATCCAAATGATGATAAAAACGTAATCGTTGAAATTCGTGGAGCAGCGGGTGGAGATGAGGCAAACATCTTTGCAGCAGACTTATACCGTATGTACACAAAATATGCTGAAACAAAAGGATGGAAAATCCAAGTGATGAACGTTGACTACTCTGAATCTGGAGGAATGTCACAAGTTGAGTTCATGGTTTCAGGAGAAAGTGTTTATTCACATATGAAATATGAATCAGGTGCACACCGTGTACAACGTGTTCCTGCAACAGAATCTCAAGGACGTATTCATACATCAACAGCAACGGTATTAGTCATGCCTGAAGCAGAAGATGTTGATGTTGAAGTAAGTATGAATGATATCCGTGTAGATACATTCTGTTCATCAGGTCCTGGAGGACAATCAGTAAATACGACTAAATCAGCGGTTCGTTTAACACACGTTCCAACGGGAATTGTTGTATCATGTCAGGATGGAAAATCACAACATGAAAATAAAGCAAATGCCCTAAAAGTATTAAAAGCTCGTATTTATGACTCAATTTTACAAGAGCGTTTAGAGGCTGAAGGTGAAGAACGTCGTTCTAAAATCGGAACAGGTGAACGTTCTGAAAAAATCCGTACTTACAACTATCCACAAAACCGTGTCACAGATCACCGTATCGGATTTACGATTCAACAGTTAGATCGTGTCATGGAAGGTAAATTAGAACCAGTGGTTGAAGCATTAATTACAGAAGAACAAAAACGTAAATTAGCAGCTCAAGACTAA
- the dnaB gene encoding replicative DNA helicase yields the protein MLESPNRQMPHSTDAEQAILGAMLLDEKVCEDVKLRLQPDDFYHHRHRIIYETMLTLLEQNIGVDVTTVTAYLQDHKRIAEVGGVEYILTIYESVATTAHTDHYIEMVLEKSVSRLIINRAQSLIEQGYDPETSTQDLIDTAEQQFSGLARLNQGSDFKQIDNVIVDFIKNVERLSQSTGEVTGLTTGFTALDHMTSGLQNNDLIIVAARPAMGKTAFALNIAQNVAKLNHVNVAIFSLEMGADQLVSRLVSAEGRIEAHRLKTGNLEGPDWRSLKIATDVLSNLGIYIDDTPGIRVGELRAKCRQLHQQKGLGLVMIDYLQLLSGSKANGGNRQQEVSEISRMLKEMARELKIPVIALSQLSRQVENREDKRPMMSDLRESGSIEQDADIVTFLYREDYYKKDPELNDNIVEVIFAKHRSGAVGTVKLAFRKEISRFENLVNVPESTHIPDV from the coding sequence ATGTTAGAGTCGCCAAATCGTCAAATGCCTCACAGCACCGATGCTGAACAAGCGATTCTTGGGGCGATGTTGCTCGATGAAAAGGTGTGTGAGGATGTTAAATTAAGATTACAGCCTGATGATTTTTATCATCATCGTCATCGTATTATTTATGAAACAATGCTCACCCTATTAGAACAAAATATCGGGGTTGATGTGACGACGGTTACTGCTTATCTTCAAGATCATAAACGTATTGCTGAAGTTGGTGGAGTTGAATACATTTTAACAATCTATGAAAGTGTCGCTACGACCGCACATACTGATCACTATATTGAAATGGTGTTGGAAAAATCGGTCTCACGTTTAATTATTAACCGAGCTCAAAGTTTGATTGAACAAGGTTATGATCCTGAAACGTCAACACAAGATTTAATTGATACGGCGGAACAACAATTTTCAGGCTTAGCACGATTAAATCAAGGATCTGATTTTAAACAAATTGATAATGTCATTGTGGATTTTATCAAAAACGTTGAGCGATTATCCCAGTCAACAGGAGAGGTAACAGGATTAACAACTGGTTTTACAGCACTTGATCATATGACCTCAGGTCTTCAAAATAATGATTTAATCATTGTAGCCGCTCGTCCTGCGATGGGAAAAACGGCATTTGCCTTAAATATTGCACAAAACGTCGCTAAATTAAATCATGTTAATGTCGCGATTTTCAGTTTAGAGATGGGGGCCGATCAGCTTGTTTCTCGTTTAGTGAGTGCGGAAGGTCGAATTGAAGCCCATCGTTTAAAAACAGGAAATTTAGAAGGACCCGATTGGCGTTCGTTAAAAATTGCAACTGATGTTTTAAGTAATTTAGGAATTTACATTGACGATACACCAGGGATTCGTGTTGGAGAATTACGAGCAAAATGCCGTCAACTTCATCAACAAAAAGGTCTTGGATTAGTGATGATTGACTATCTACAATTACTATCAGGTAGCAAAGCTAATGGTGGAAATCGTCAACAGGAGGTTTCTGAAATTTCTCGTATGTTAAAAGAGATGGCTCGTGAATTGAAAATACCGGTTATTGCTTTATCTCAGTTATCACGTCAAGTAGAAAACCGTGAAGATAAACGTCCGATGATGTCTGATTTACGTGAATCGGGAAGTATCGAGCAGGATGCTGATATCGTTACGTTCTTATATCGTGAAGATTACTATAAAAAAGATCCTGAGTTGAATGATAATATTGTTGAAGTTATCTTTGCGAAGCATCGTAGCGGAGCAGTAGGAACCGTTAAACTTGCTTTTAGAAAAGAAATTAGCCGATTTGAGAATTTAGTGAATGTTCCTGAGTCAACTCATATTCCAGACGTCTAA
- the rplI gene encoding 50S ribosomal protein L9 yields the protein MKVIMLEDVKGKGKKGEVKDFPNGFANFLIKQNKAMDATPANMNKLKLQQAEEAKQAELRLEEAKKLKVELEQKTVVVKVKAGDNGRVFGSVSTKAIAEEFEKQFGIKLDKRKMGLEEPIRGLGMARIPIQLHPEVVATISVQIKEK from the coding sequence ATGAAAGTAATTATGTTAGAAGATGTTAAAGGTAAAGGTAAAAAAGGAGAAGTTAAAGATTTCCCGAATGGGTTCGCAAACTTTTTAATTAAACAAAATAAAGCAATGGATGCAACACCAGCTAATATGAATAAGTTAAAACTTCAGCAAGCAGAAGAAGCAAAACAAGCAGAGTTACGTTTAGAAGAAGCGAAAAAGTTAAAAGTAGAATTAGAGCAAAAAACAGTGGTTGTTAAAGTAAAAGCTGGAGATAATGGACGTGTTTTTGGTTCAGTTAGTACAAAAGCAATCGCTGAAGAATTTGAAAAACAATTTGGAATCAAACTCGATAAACGTAAAATGGGGTTAGAAGAACCAATTCGTGGACTTGGAATGGCTCGTATTCCAATTCAATTACATCCAGAAGTTGTTGCAACGATCTCTGTTCAAATTAAAGAAAAATAA